One genomic segment of Desulfosporosinus sp. Sb-LF includes these proteins:
- a CDS encoding glutamate-1-semialdehyde 2,1-aminomutase produces the protein MSNNRIYQEKAHRYIPAGSHTYSRADDSYPLNAPPVLEKGQGAYVWDIEGNKYLDFGMALRSVTLGYNFERISNAAIEQIHKGNNLTRASKIEVEAAEALCQLIPWVEMVKFAKNGSTVTSAGIKLARAYTGKEYVAKCAQHPFFSYDDWFIGDTVMNSGVPDVYKSRTLNFNYNDIESLEKLFTEYPGEIACVILEPATTEEPKDRFLNKIKDLCQENKAVFIIDEMITGFRWHLQGACKYYDVEPDLVTYGKGMANGFSVAALCGKREIMELGGLLHDKDRVFLISTTHGAEMCGLGALLETINVYKELDVTRRLWSSGKRLCEGMNQIATQNGIGDKLQFIGVPCSPNFITKDQQGQVSLEFRTLFIQEMIKNGVLMPWVALSYAHTDELIDLALEAGRKSMDVYKNALTDGVEKYLDGRAIKPVFRKKN, from the coding sequence TGTTTTAGAAAAAGGCCAAGGCGCCTATGTTTGGGATATTGAGGGCAATAAGTACCTGGACTTTGGCATGGCGTTAAGATCTGTTACGCTTGGTTATAATTTTGAGCGGATTTCCAATGCTGCCATAGAGCAGATACACAAGGGTAACAATTTGACTAGGGCCTCCAAAATTGAGGTTGAAGCCGCCGAGGCTCTGTGTCAGTTGATACCGTGGGTAGAGATGGTCAAATTCGCCAAGAACGGTTCTACAGTAACATCAGCCGGGATAAAATTGGCTAGGGCGTACACCGGCAAGGAGTATGTGGCGAAATGCGCGCAACATCCTTTCTTTTCATATGATGACTGGTTTATCGGGGATACAGTAATGAACTCGGGCGTACCTGATGTTTATAAATCCCGTACCCTGAATTTTAACTATAACGACATAGAATCATTAGAGAAGTTGTTCACTGAATATCCGGGTGAGATTGCTTGCGTAATTTTAGAACCTGCGACCACCGAGGAGCCAAAAGATAGGTTTTTAAATAAGATTAAAGACCTCTGTCAAGAAAACAAGGCAGTTTTCATTATAGACGAGATGATTACGGGTTTTAGATGGCACTTGCAGGGAGCATGCAAATACTATGATGTCGAGCCCGACCTGGTAACCTACGGGAAGGGTATGGCCAATGGATTTTCTGTGGCTGCCCTATGCGGAAAAAGGGAAATTATGGAACTTGGTGGATTACTCCACGATAAGGATCGGGTGTTTTTGATTTCAACGACTCATGGAGCCGAAATGTGTGGTCTAGGTGCTTTATTGGAAACGATCAATGTATATAAAGAACTTGACGTAACAAGAAGACTCTGGAGCTCGGGGAAGCGTCTTTGTGAGGGCATGAACCAAATTGCCACCCAGAACGGTATAGGGGACAAACTTCAATTTATAGGCGTGCCCTGTTCGCCTAACTTTATCACTAAGGATCAACAAGGCCAGGTCTCTTTGGAATTTAGGACCTTATTCATCCAGGAAATGATTAAAAATGGGGTGCTTATGCCTTGGGTTGCCTTGAGTTATGCTCATACTGACGAGTTAATAGATTTGGCTCTAGAAGCTGGCCGAAAAAGTATGGATGTGTACAAAAATGCCTTGACAGACGGTGTGGAAAAATACCTCGACGGGCGTGCTATAAAACCCGTCTTCAGAAAGAAGAATTAG
- the neuC gene encoding UDP-N-acetylglucosamine 2-epimerase: MKKSICIVTGSRAEYGLLRPVIYQLSLTNSFFLKIVVTGMHLSEDFGFTYKEIEADGISIDAKIDVLQNDDSNYSMSKAIGIGVIGFAEYFKKSRPDLVVLLGDRFESFAAATAAAIACIPIAHLHGGETTEGAMDEFFRHSISKMSYLHFTSTEQYRQRVINMGEAPSRVFNVGATGVENILSMSLMTKEELAQSINYDLNSPYALVTFHPATLEKDTATKQIEVLLSALDETNGLNYIFTKANADANGRAINQKIDAYCEKEGNAIAFTSLGILRYLSAMNYCEMVIGNSSSGIIETPSFRKPTINIGDRQKGRICAKSVISCEPEKHSILNCIAKARSHQFLQEISEQVNPYGNGKTSEKIVAVIKDFLENNKINLKKRFYDVKD; encoded by the coding sequence ATGAAAAAATCGATTTGTATAGTGACTGGTTCACGAGCTGAGTATGGTCTTTTAAGGCCAGTAATTTATCAACTATCGCTTACTAATAGTTTTTTTTTAAAAATTGTTGTAACGGGTATGCATCTGTCAGAGGATTTTGGTTTTACGTATAAGGAGATTGAAGCAGATGGTATCTCAATAGATGCTAAAATTGATGTTTTGCAAAATGATGATTCAAATTATTCAATGTCCAAGGCCATTGGAATTGGAGTAATTGGTTTTGCAGAGTATTTTAAAAAATCCCGACCTGATTTGGTCGTCTTGTTAGGGGATCGCTTTGAAAGTTTTGCTGCTGCTACGGCTGCTGCAATTGCTTGTATACCAATTGCTCATCTTCATGGAGGGGAAACAACCGAAGGAGCGATGGATGAGTTTTTCCGCCATTCAATAAGTAAAATGAGTTATTTGCATTTTACTTCCACTGAGCAATACCGGCAGCGTGTTATTAATATGGGGGAGGCACCGAGTCGGGTATTCAATGTTGGTGCAACTGGTGTGGAAAATATTCTAAGTATGTCCCTTATGACCAAAGAAGAGCTGGCACAGAGCATCAACTATGATTTGAATAGTCCGTATGCTCTTGTAACATTTCACCCGGCAACCTTGGAAAAAGATACTGCCACAAAGCAAATTGAAGTACTTCTATCAGCACTTGATGAGACCAATGGTTTAAATTATATTTTTACAAAAGCTAATGCTGATGCAAATGGCAGGGCAATAAATCAAAAAATAGATGCCTATTGTGAAAAAGAAGGTAATGCGATTGCCTTTACATCATTGGGTATATTGCGTTACCTTTCCGCGATGAACTATTGTGAAATGGTAATTGGCAATTCCTCTAGCGGAATCATTGAAACCCCAAGCTTTAGAAAACCCACGATTAATATCGGGGACAGGCAGAAAGGCAGGATTTGTGCCAAATCAGTCATATCTTGTGAACCTGAAAAGCACTCTATACTCAATTGTATTGCTAAAGCAAGATCGCATCAGTTTTTGCAAGAAATTTCTGAGCAAGTTAATCCCTATGGCAATGGGAAAACTTCCGAAAAAATTGTTGCGGTAATAAAGGATTTCCTAGAAAATAATAAGATAAATCTTAAAAAGCGTTTTTATGATGTAAAGGATTAA
- a CDS encoding carbon-nitrogen family hydrolase, with the protein MKIGLCQLDIAWEDKELNKAKVLEFTKLAVDNQVRLLLFPEMTLTGFSMKTSITAELCRESVKYFEGLAHKYALYIGFGWVEKYLDKARNRYSVVSPEGKLIFDYAKIHPFSYSEEDKYFYGGEELATFRTDEFDISGFICYDLRFPEIFQAVSDHVQLIIVPANWPQTRSEHWRTLLRARAIENQVFVAGVNCVGNKGGLCYSGNSMVVDPEGNIVMEMEEQEGLLIATLDRAKVEQYRMDFPCKKDRKTVFYKQVL; encoded by the coding sequence ATGAAAATTGGACTGTGTCAGTTGGATATAGCCTGGGAAGACAAGGAGCTTAACAAGGCTAAGGTCCTAGAATTTACAAAATTAGCAGTGGATAATCAAGTGCGGCTACTATTGTTTCCCGAGATGACCCTTACTGGTTTTTCTATGAAAACGAGCATAACTGCCGAATTATGTAGGGAGAGCGTAAAATATTTCGAGGGTTTGGCCCATAAGTATGCTCTATACATCGGTTTCGGCTGGGTAGAAAAGTATCTGGATAAGGCGCGAAATCGTTACAGTGTAGTTTCACCAGAGGGAAAGTTGATATTCGATTATGCCAAAATCCACCCTTTTTCGTATAGTGAGGAAGACAAATATTTTTACGGTGGAGAAGAGTTAGCAACCTTTAGGACCGACGAATTTGATATTTCGGGCTTTATTTGCTATGATCTTAGATTTCCAGAAATCTTCCAGGCTGTGTCCGATCATGTTCAATTAATTATTGTACCTGCTAACTGGCCACAGACTCGGAGTGAGCATTGGCGAACTCTTCTTAGGGCAAGAGCGATAGAAAACCAGGTGTTTGTCGCAGGAGTCAACTGTGTCGGGAACAAGGGAGGGCTTTGTTATTCCGGAAATAGCATGGTGGTAGACCCGGAAGGAAATATCGTTATGGAGATGGAAGAGCAGGAAGGGTTACTGATTGCAACTCTAGACAGAGCAAAAGTAGAACAATACAGGATGGATTTCCCTTGCAAGAAAGATCGGAAAACTGTTTTTTACAAACAAGTATTATGA
- a CDS encoding SDR family oxidoreductase, translated as MNSEVGMNKKFDLNDKVIVVTGGTGILGSLYCRRLVEAGAKVAIADLDKEKCIALAKEISTGHDEALAFAVNLADEASVKIWAGQILETYGRVDVLINNAAAKSANFFAPLERFPLEDWNQVMAVNVTAMFLTTRELGPSMAERGQGSIINISSIYGVVGPDQRIYEGSWYEDLGGSINTPLIYSVSKGAVVAMTKYLATYWGPKGVRANTLTPGGISSGQNGLFQEKYSARVPLGRMAQAEEMVGALIFLASDASSYVNGQNIIVDGGLTAW; from the coding sequence ATGAACAGTGAGGTAGGTATGAACAAGAAATTTGATCTTAACGACAAAGTTATAGTCGTAACTGGCGGAACAGGAATCCTGGGTTCTTTATACTGTCGCCGCTTGGTTGAAGCCGGAGCGAAGGTGGCAATAGCTGATTTGGATAAGGAGAAATGTATTGCCTTAGCAAAAGAAATTAGCACAGGCCACGATGAAGCTCTTGCATTTGCGGTAAACTTGGCAGATGAGGCTTCTGTTAAGATTTGGGCAGGGCAAATACTTGAAACTTATGGCAGGGTGGATGTGCTGATTAACAATGCAGCCGCAAAATCGGCCAACTTCTTTGCGCCTTTGGAGAGATTCCCCTTGGAGGATTGGAACCAAGTAATGGCTGTAAATGTTACTGCAATGTTTCTTACTACCCGGGAGTTGGGACCTAGCATGGCGGAAAGAGGGCAAGGAAGCATAATCAATATTAGCTCCATTTATGGTGTAGTTGGGCCAGATCAAAGAATATATGAAGGTTCGTGGTATGAAGACCTTGGCGGTTCGATCAATACCCCTTTGATCTATTCGGTCTCTAAGGGCGCAGTGGTGGCGATGACTAAGTACTTGGCCACTTACTGGGGCCCAAAAGGGGTCCGGGCTAATACCCTTACTCCTGGAGGGATATCCTCAGGGCAGAATGGGTTGTTTCAGGAAAAATACAGCGCTAGGGTTCCTCTGGGCAGGATGGCTCAAGCCGAGGAAATGGTCGGTGCCTTGATTTTTCTGGCATCTGATGCCTCTAGCTATGTTAATGGGCAAAATATTATTGTAGATGGTGGATTGACAGCTTGGTAG
- a CDS encoding sugar phosphate nucleotidyltransferase, giving the protein MRILNIETLFITEDQSVLEAMKQIDATGYQILLVSENNILKAIITDGDIRRHILRGGKLEDRVKEIANYNPKLIFEKDKDKALELMKKWSILSLPIVSESHEILSITFLKDYEIGRKFPVSAPVVIMAGGLGTRLYPYTKILPKPLIPIGEIPITEHIINNFMEYECNEFHLIVNHKKNMIKVYFSEAAKDYKIEFHDEEIQLGTGGGLSLLKGKLESTFFLTNCDILIRANYKEIYDFHKQNGNMITIVAAYKHLTIPYGIINMNNIGEIASMTEKPQYSFLTNTGFYVVEAEVLNRIEDNKAIGFPDIIEQQKGLGEKIGVFPVSERSWLDMGQLEELEVMRKELGV; this is encoded by the coding sequence GTGAGAATATTGAATATAGAGACATTATTTATCACTGAAGATCAAAGTGTTCTAGAGGCGATGAAACAGATAGATGCGACAGGTTATCAAATACTGTTGGTTTCTGAGAACAATATTTTGAAAGCAATTATTACTGATGGAGACATCAGAAGGCACATACTGCGCGGTGGGAAATTAGAGGACAGAGTAAAAGAAATTGCCAATTATAATCCAAAATTAATATTTGAAAAAGATAAGGATAAGGCTCTTGAATTAATGAAGAAATGGTCAATATTATCTCTACCGATTGTGAGCGAATCGCACGAAATACTATCCATTACTTTTCTAAAAGATTACGAGATTGGACGTAAATTTCCTGTTAGTGCACCTGTCGTAATAATGGCAGGTGGATTGGGAACGAGGCTATATCCGTATACCAAAATATTACCGAAGCCACTCATTCCAATTGGCGAAATACCGATTACTGAGCATATAATTAATAATTTTATGGAGTACGAGTGCAATGAGTTTCATTTAATCGTCAACCATAAAAAAAATATGATCAAGGTTTACTTTAGTGAAGCTGCAAAGGATTATAAAATCGAATTTCATGATGAGGAGATACAGTTGGGTACAGGTGGTGGGCTTAGCCTTCTTAAAGGGAAACTGGAGTCTACCTTTTTCTTGACTAATTGTGATATCCTCATCAGAGCTAATTATAAGGAAATATATGATTTTCATAAGCAAAATGGAAATATGATTACAATAGTTGCAGCATATAAACATCTCACTATTCCTTACGGAATAATCAATATGAATAACATCGGTGAAATAGCTTCAATGACAGAAAAACCCCAGTACTCATTTCTGACCAATACTGGCTTTTATGTTGTGGAAGCAGAAGTTCTAAATAGGATTGAGGATAATAAAGCTATAGGGTTTCCTGATATAATCGAACAGCAAAAAGGCCTGGGAGAAAAGATAGGAGTTTTTCCTGTTAGTGAAAGAAGTTGGCTCGATATGGGGCAGTTAGAGGAGTTGGAAGTCATGAGGAAAGAGTTGGGGGTGTGA
- the neuB gene encoding N-acetylneuraminate synthase: MSEIFIIAEAGVNHNGDIKLAKKLIDAAKNAGADAVKFQTFKAECLVSKVAQKADYQKQATKTGESQQEMLKKLELSFSDFKDIKNYCEEKEILFLSTPFDFDSIDFLESLGMPIYKVPSGEITNLPYLIKIASTGKPVIMSTGMSDLDEVGLAIKVLRDYGAGKITLLHCNTQYPTPFEDANLKAMLTLKERFGFAVGYSDHTLGVEVSLAAIALGAKVIEKHFTLDKSMEGPDHMASLDPQELKVMVTSIRNIEVALGDGIKRVSKSENPNKEVARKSIVAKRGIVKGEIFTEDNLTVKRPGNGISPVKWFEVLGTTAARDFSEDELIEL, translated from the coding sequence ATGAGCGAGATTTTTATTATCGCTGAGGCTGGAGTTAACCACAACGGCGATATTAAGCTAGCGAAGAAATTAATAGATGCCGCAAAAAACGCAGGTGCTGATGCTGTAAAATTTCAAACCTTTAAAGCAGAATGTCTTGTGTCAAAAGTTGCACAAAAGGCAGACTATCAAAAACAAGCAACTAAGACGGGTGAAAGCCAGCAGGAAATGCTTAAAAAACTGGAACTATCTTTTAGCGATTTTAAGGATATTAAAAATTATTGTGAAGAAAAGGAAATACTATTTCTCTCCACTCCCTTTGATTTTGATAGCATAGATTTCTTAGAAAGTCTCGGAATGCCAATATATAAGGTACCGTCAGGAGAGATAACTAACCTACCGTACCTGATTAAAATCGCAAGCACTGGCAAGCCAGTAATAATGTCAACGGGGATGAGTGATCTGGATGAGGTGGGGTTGGCAATAAAGGTACTCCGGGATTATGGTGCAGGAAAGATTACTTTGCTCCACTGTAATACGCAATACCCTACTCCATTTGAAGACGCTAACTTAAAGGCAATGTTAACTTTAAAGGAACGTTTTGGCTTTGCAGTTGGCTATTCAGATCATACCTTGGGAGTTGAAGTTTCTTTAGCAGCCATAGCACTAGGAGCTAAAGTGATTGAAAAGCATTTTACTCTTGATAAAAGTATGGAGGGACCGGATCATATGGCAAGTCTTGATCCGCAGGAACTCAAGGTTATGGTGACATCGATCAGAAATATCGAAGTTGCTTTAGGAGATGGTATAAAACGAGTATCCAAATCCGAAAATCCCAATAAAGAAGTAGCACGGAAAAGCATTGTTGCCAAGAGAGGTATAGTAAAAGGAGAAATTTTCACCGAAGATAATTTAACAGTTAAACGTCCGGGAAACGGTATTTCTCCAGTAAAATGGTTTGAAGTACTAGGGACGACGGCTGCACGTGATTTTTCCGAGGACGAGTTGATAGAGTTATGA
- a CDS encoding acetyltransferase, which yields MVLVGAGGHALSVIDSIQSSREYEIVGITDSGCVVGEKVLSYEVIGNDAVLKSVFNSGVRYAFVTVGSIGNTFLREKLLNMLRDIGFNLPAIVDTSSNIASDVSVGESVFIGKNTVVNAKSTIGDMAIINTGAIIEHGCYISEFTHIAPGAVICGDVKIGAYTHVGANATVIQGLNIGDNSIIGAGSIVIHDVPSKVIAYGNPCKVVRNK from the coding sequence ATTGTTCTTGTAGGTGCTGGTGGACATGCGCTCAGTGTTATAGATAGCATCCAATCAAGTAGAGAATACGAAATCGTTGGAATTACAGATTCGGGCTGTGTTGTCGGTGAGAAGGTATTAAGCTATGAGGTTATCGGTAATGATGCCGTATTAAAGTCTGTATTCAATAGCGGTGTTAGGTATGCTTTTGTTACGGTTGGAAGTATAGGAAATACTTTCTTGAGAGAAAAATTGCTTAATATGCTTAGGGATATAGGCTTTAATCTACCAGCAATAGTCGATACTTCTTCAAATATTGCAAGCGATGTATCAGTTGGTGAGAGTGTTTTCATAGGAAAGAACACGGTTGTCAATGCGAAAAGCACTATTGGCGATATGGCGATCATAAATACAGGTGCTATCATTGAGCATGGTTGTTATATCAGCGAATTCACACATATAGCGCCAGGAGCTGTTATATGTGGTGATGTCAAAATCGGTGCCTACACGCATGTAGGCGCAAATGCTACGGTTATCCAAGGTTTAAATATTGGAGATAACAGTATCATAGGGGCTGGAAGTATTGTAATCCATGATGTGCCAAGTAAGGTTATTGCTTATGGTAATCCGTGTAAAGTGGTGAGAAATAAATGA